A genomic window from Phoenix dactylifera cultivar Barhee BC4 chromosome 7, palm_55x_up_171113_PBpolish2nd_filt_p, whole genome shotgun sequence includes:
- the LOC103710432 gene encoding leucine aminopeptidase 2, chloroplastic-like, whose protein sequence is MAAAVAATAAAVLASRLSTLSPSSSYHFSSSIYFAGLRRPLSFSFRRRSGQSFRMGHVTAATRATLGLTKPAVVEIPQITFAAKEIDFAEWKGDMLAVAVSEKDMSKDSNSKFENSILKRLDEKLGGLLAEASIEEDFTGKAGQSTVLRLPGLGFKRVGLVGLGQCSPPSTTTAYRGIGEAVAAVAKSAQASNAAVVLASSNGISEEFKLNTASAIASGTMLGVYEDNRFKSDSKKTHLKAVDIIGLGSGPELDRKLKYASDVCSGVIFGKELVNAPANVLTPGVLAEEASKVASSYRDVLTATIFDAELCKELKMGSYLGVAAASSNPPHFIHLCYKPPDGDAKRKLAIVGKGLTFDSGGYNIKTGPGCSIELMKFDMGGSAAAFGAAKAIAQIKPPGVEVHFIVAACENMISGTGMRPGDIVTASNGKTIEVNNTDAEGRLTLADALVYACNQGVEKVVDLATLTGACRVALGPSIAGFFTPSDDLAKEIVAASEITGEKFWRMPLEESYWESMKSGVADMVNTGGRQGGAITAALFLKQFVDEKVQWLHIDMAGPVWNDKKRAATGFGVSTLVEWVLKNSS, encoded by the exons ATGGCCGCTGCCGTCGCCGCGACTGCTGCCGCTGTCCTGGCATCGCGTCTTTCGACTCTTTCCCCCTCTTCCTCTTATcatttctcctcctcgatctactTCGCCGGCCTCCGTCGGCCTCTCTCATTCTCCTTCCGCCGCCGCTCCGGCCAATCCTTTCGCATGGGGCACGTCACAGCCGCCACTCGCGCCACTCTGGGCCTCACGAAGCCCGCTGTCGTTGAGATCCCGCAG ATTACATTCGCCGCTAAGGAGATTGACTTTGCAGAATGGAAAGGAGACATGCTTGCTGTTGCTGTCTCAGAGAAAGACATGTCAAAGGACTCTAATTCGAAATTTGAGAACTCAATCTTGAAAAGGCTAGATGAGAAGCTTGGTGGTCTTTTGGCGGAAGCTTCAATTGAGGAGGATTTCACTGGAAAAGCTGGGCAGTCTACAGTTCTGAGGTTACCTGGTTTGGGTTTCAAAAGGGTAGGTCTAGTTGGGCTTGGGCAATGTTCTCCTCCATCCACCACAACTGCATATCGAGGCATTGGCGAGGCTGTTGCGGCAGTTGCAAAGTCTGCCCAAGCAAGCAATGCTGCTGTTGTTCTTGCATCTTCCAATGGGATTTCAGAGGAGTTCAAGCTCAATACCGCTTCAGCAATTGCATCAG GAACCATGCTAGGAGTGTATGAAGACAACAGATTTAAGTCTGATTCAAAAAAGACACACCTTAAAGCAGTGGACATTATTGGTTTGGGTTCTGGACCAGAGCTGGACAGGAAACTTAAGTATGCAAGTGATGTTTGCTCTGGAGTGATTTTTGGAAAAGAGCTTGTAAATGCACCAGCCAATGTTCTTACCCCTG GTGTACTGGCAGAAGAAGCTTCAAAAGTTGCCTCATCATACAGAGATGTTCTCACGGCAACAATATTCGATGCAGAGCTGTGCAAAGAATTGAAGATGGGTTCATATTTAGGTGTTGCTGCTGCATCTTCAAACCCTCCTCATTTCATCCATTTATGCTATAAACCTCCAGATGGTGATGCGAAAAGAAAGCTGGCGATTGTTGGGAAGGGTTTAACATTTGACAG TGGTGGTTACAACATAAAGACTGGGCCAGGCTGTTCCATCGAGCTAATGAAATTTGATATGGGAGGTTCTGCAGCTGCTTTTGGTGCAGCAAAAGCCATAGCTCAGATTAAACCTCCTGGAGTGGAG GTTCATTTTATAGTTGCTGcgtgtgaaaatatgattagtGGCACAGGCATGAGGCCAGGTGACATAGTCACAGCTTCTAATGGAAAGACAATCGAG GTCAACAATACTGATGCTGAGGGGAGGCTGACGCTTGCAGATGCTTTGGTCTATGCTTGTAACCAAGGTGTGGAAAAG GTAGTTGATCTGGCAACACTAACTGGTGCTTGTAGAGTTGCCCTTGGGCCCAGTATTGCAG GATTTTTCACACCTAGCGATGACCTAGCAAAGGAGATTGTTGCAGCTTCAGAGATCACAGGGGAAAAGTTTTGGAGGATGCCATTGGAGGAAAGCTATTGGGAGTCAATGAAATCAGGCGTGGCTGATATGGTAAACACTGGAGGTCGTCAAGGCGGTGCCATCACAGCTGCACTTTTCTTGAAACAG TTTGTTGACGAGAAGGTCCAGTGGCTGCATATAGACATGGCAGGGCCTGTATGGAATGATAAGAAACGTGCTGCAACAGGGTTCGGAGTGTCCACTTTGGTCGAATGGGTTCTGAAGAACTCCTCTTAA